The Pontibacillus halophilus JSM 076056 = DSM 19796 genome has a window encoding:
- a CDS encoding NAD(P)H-dependent oxidoreductase — MKRILLINGHEGYNKSKGNLNQTMLDEWKVQLEGSYELDTTIVDDGYDVEEEIEKWKQADIILMQTPVYWFSIPGKFKQYIDQVFMDNIFFTGSDRYGHGGLFTNKEYMLSFTWNAPESIFNNETAFYEGRSLDEAMLHLHKMNQYIGMKPLPTFSIHDVVKGTNMEHYKTKLRNHAVEVFGV, encoded by the coding sequence ATGAAACGAATCTTACTTATTAACGGACACGAAGGATATAACAAGTCAAAGGGGAACCTAAACCAGACGATGTTAGATGAATGGAAAGTTCAACTGGAAGGAAGCTATGAACTGGACACAACCATCGTCGACGATGGGTATGATGTAGAGGAAGAGATTGAAAAGTGGAAACAAGCTGATATTATTCTGATGCAGACTCCTGTGTATTGGTTCAGCATCCCTGGGAAGTTCAAGCAATATATTGACCAGGTATTTATGGACAACATTTTCTTCACAGGTTCAGACCGATATGGCCATGGAGGCTTGTTTACAAACAAAGAATATATGCTCTCATTCACATGGAATGCACCAGAGTCCATCTTCAATAATGAGACAGCTTTCTATGAAGGTCGCTCCTTGGACGAAGCGATGCTTCACTTGCACAAAATGAATCAGTACATTGGAATGAAACCACTTCCGACTTTCTCAATCCACGACGTTGTGAAAGGAACGAACATGGAGCACTACAAAACGAAGCTTAGAAACCACGCTGTAGAAGTGTTTGGTGTATAA
- a CDS encoding LysR family transcriptional regulator, producing MDFEWYRSFISIYRHASVSEAAKARIMTQPAMSQHLSALEAEVGELLFTRTSRKLVPTEKGKELYTQLAPLIESLEEKTIGFKAFSTPASPVIRIGTALEFFEEHLIQHLEGFQARVITTFGTASELLNLLKEDKVDIIITSKKYQTPGVEHKFLMDEHFVTVAHRNLDVPTFSTKHALESWLSDQCWLSYGLELPIIRRFWREHFKKRPTLSPTHVLPNLHTILNSIKNGHGMSLLPTFIVDKHRQDSSLQVLFEELSVSNEIYLAYKSKFESSPEMNDTIKKLERFCLPAQKE from the coding sequence ATGGATTTTGAATGGTATCGTTCATTTATTAGCATCTATCGGCATGCTTCAGTATCAGAGGCAGCCAAAGCTCGTATCATGACACAGCCTGCCATGAGTCAACATTTATCGGCTCTTGAAGCAGAAGTTGGAGAACTCTTATTCACAAGAACCTCACGTAAGCTCGTTCCAACAGAGAAAGGCAAGGAGCTTTATACTCAGCTCGCCCCTTTAATTGAGTCACTTGAAGAGAAGACAATTGGCTTTAAAGCCTTCTCCACCCCCGCTTCGCCGGTCATTCGAATTGGGACAGCACTCGAGTTCTTCGAAGAACACCTAATTCAACATTTAGAAGGATTTCAAGCAAGGGTCATTACAACGTTTGGCACTGCTTCTGAACTGTTGAACCTTCTGAAGGAAGATAAGGTCGACATCATTATCACTTCAAAGAAATACCAGACTCCTGGCGTGGAACATAAATTCCTGATGGACGAGCATTTCGTCACGGTTGCCCATAGGAATTTGGACGTTCCTACCTTCTCAACTAAACACGCCCTTGAGTCATGGCTTTCAGATCAATGCTGGTTGAGCTATGGACTTGAACTTCCCATAATACGGAGATTCTGGCGCGAGCATTTCAAGAAGCGTCCAACGCTAAGTCCGACGCATGTCCTTCCAAATTTACATACCATCCTAAACTCAATAAAGAATGGTCACGGGATGAGCCTTCTTCCCACGTTTATCGTAGACAAACATCGGCAGGACTCTTCGCTTCAAGTATTGTTCGAGGAACTTTCCGTATCAAATGAGATTTACCTTGCATACAAATCAAAATTTGAAAGTTCTCCTGAGATGAACGATACAATCAAGAAGCTCGAACGCTTCTGTCTGCCTGCACAGAAAGAATAA
- a CDS encoding cell wall hydrolase: MPRVKYTNNDVNLVARMMRAEAVGEGKQGMLYVGNVIVNRAKADCLDFKDLRTISDVIFQVQGGNYSFEAVQKGNLFYNRARSAEKRLAKKTLNFWRDHPAKYALWYFNPYGPCPDTWYGQPFSGQFKKHCYYEPQADTCASVYVGG; the protein is encoded by the coding sequence ATGCCAAGAGTAAAATACACCAATAACGATGTAAATTTAGTGGCGAGGATGATGAGGGCAGAAGCTGTAGGGGAAGGGAAACAGGGGATGTTATATGTAGGAAATGTCATCGTGAATCGTGCAAAGGCGGACTGTCTCGATTTCAAAGACCTCCGTACCATTTCAGATGTCATCTTCCAGGTCCAGGGAGGGAATTACTCATTTGAAGCCGTCCAAAAGGGCAACTTATTCTATAACCGAGCAAGGTCCGCAGAGAAAAGGCTAGCCAAAAAGACGCTGAATTTCTGGCGAGACCATCCTGCTAAATATGCCCTTTGGTATTTCAATCCTTATGGTCCATGTCCAGATACATGGTATGGTCAACCGTTCTCAGGCCAGTTTAAGAAACATTGCTATTATGAGCCACAAGCTGACACATGTGCGAGTGTATACGTTGGGGGATAA
- a CDS encoding lysozyme family protein: MSNGKNGKGLLFGLIVLPLFIIAVVFLATTIENTRDVNVSIETSVQPEEAQLSPQVKRYEDEVRRYAAEEGIEAYTDVILALMMQESGGRGDDPMQASESHCGEVGCIEDPETSIKQGVSYFAYTLERAGGDVKLALQSYNFGAGFIDYVKENGGAYTQQLAIDFSAKKYEELKDTGIYSCIREEAEQYDACYGDIYYVDAVLDYYDEEI, from the coding sequence ATGAGCAATGGAAAGAATGGAAAAGGGTTACTTTTTGGGTTGATTGTCCTCCCTCTCTTTATTATTGCAGTGGTATTCCTAGCCACTACCATTGAGAATACGAGAGATGTAAATGTATCTATTGAAACGTCCGTTCAACCAGAAGAAGCGCAGTTATCTCCGCAAGTTAAACGATATGAAGACGAAGTAAGACGTTATGCAGCAGAAGAGGGAATTGAAGCGTACACGGATGTCATCCTTGCACTCATGATGCAGGAATCTGGTGGAAGAGGAGATGACCCGATGCAGGCATCTGAATCGCATTGTGGGGAAGTGGGATGCATTGAAGATCCAGAGACGTCCATTAAACAAGGGGTTTCCTATTTCGCATACACCCTCGAACGAGCTGGTGGAGATGTGAAGCTTGCCTTACAGTCCTACAATTTCGGTGCTGGGTTTATCGATTATGTGAAAGAAAATGGGGGAGCGTACACCCAGCAGTTAGCCATTGATTTCTCTGCGAAGAAATATGAAGAACTGAAGGATACCGGCATCTATAGCTGTATTCGAGAAGAAGCAGAGCAATACGATGCCTGTTACGGAGACATTTATTATGTAGATGCCGTGCTTGATTATTATGATGAGGAAATCTAG
- a CDS encoding type 1 glutamine amidotransferase domain-containing protein: MAKHVLMVVTNHSELAEGIQTGVWLSEFAEAYNEFKANNFNVTVASPSGGLAPVDPGSVDESTPQELLERKAMLEQTVSLNNIDASTYDAIFLPGGHGTMFDLPKSEKLKEVLQDLFERGKPVAAVCHGPAGLVEAKLSNGQPLVAGRKVNAFTNPEEADTTLDKHMPFLLETKLRELGAIYVAAPNWNAHVEVDGNLITGQNPQSTMAVANEFVKQLQD; the protein is encoded by the coding sequence ATGGCTAAACATGTTCTCATGGTGGTGACGAATCATAGTGAGCTAGCAGAAGGCATTCAAACTGGGGTATGGCTATCTGAATTTGCAGAAGCGTACAACGAGTTCAAAGCCAACAATTTCAACGTAACAGTGGCAAGTCCGTCTGGAGGCTTAGCACCTGTCGACCCAGGAAGTGTCGATGAATCTACACCTCAAGAACTGTTGGAGCGTAAAGCAATGCTAGAGCAGACTGTATCGCTCAATAACATAGATGCATCTACTTATGATGCTATCTTCTTGCCAGGTGGGCACGGAACGATGTTCGACTTGCCGAAGAGTGAGAAGCTTAAAGAAGTCCTTCAAGATCTCTTTGAAAGAGGGAAGCCCGTTGCAGCAGTCTGTCATGGACCAGCTGGGCTTGTTGAAGCGAAGCTTTCAAATGGTCAACCACTTGTAGCAGGCAGAAAGGTCAACGCATTCACGAACCCGGAAGAAGCGGATACGACACTAGACAAACATATGCCGTTCCTTCTTGAAACAAAGCTACGTGAGCTTGGTGCCATCTATGTAGCAGCTCCAAATTGGAACGCACACGTAGAAGTAGATGGCAATCTAATCACAGGTCAGAACCCTCAATCCACAATGGCAGTAGCGAACGAATTTGTGAAACAACTTCAAGACTAA
- a CDS encoding DMT family transporter — MGTFMIIFTLLGGVALSAQSSINGALSKRAGTFETAFLTFMTGAMFLTLIVLFFGEGNVLLVFEAPKWQLTSAILGVSFMFLTVLSVPKIGVAATNLTAISGQLLASMVIDHMGWFGNKVVLFDAERIIGIVLMFIALYLLFKGDKKTIQH, encoded by the coding sequence ATGGGGACGTTCATGATTATATTCACATTACTAGGTGGGGTTGCGTTAAGTGCACAATCCTCCATCAATGGAGCACTAAGTAAACGTGCTGGGACGTTTGAGACAGCTTTCTTAACCTTTATGACAGGTGCCATGTTTCTCACGCTCATTGTGTTGTTCTTCGGGGAGGGGAACGTACTTCTCGTCTTTGAGGCACCTAAATGGCAATTAACCTCCGCTATACTTGGAGTGTCGTTTATGTTCTTAACCGTATTGTCGGTACCGAAAATTGGGGTAGCAGCAACGAACCTGACCGCAATTAGCGGTCAGCTGCTTGCGAGTATGGTGATTGATCATATGGGTTGGTTTGGCAATAAGGTCGTTCTCTTTGACGCTGAACGAATCATAGGAATCGTGCTCATGTTTATAGCCCTTTATCTATTGTTTAAAGGGGACAAGAAAACGATTCAACACTAA
- a CDS encoding DMT family transporter produces MKLIFYILAFAAGIALSMEGAIAGTLGETIGELESSYFIFLTGTILLGLTTLFFGKGKLSETVRVPKWNLLGGVLGIIYLTLLVISVPFVGVGVSMVSVIIGQMVMSVVIEHYGWLGSATIKVGKERVAAIALMAVALFFIF; encoded by the coding sequence ATGAAACTGATTTTCTACATTCTTGCCTTCGCAGCAGGGATTGCCTTAAGTATGGAAGGTGCGATTGCAGGTACGTTAGGGGAGACAATTGGCGAACTAGAGAGTAGTTATTTCATCTTCCTAACGGGAACGATTCTGCTCGGACTGACGACGTTGTTCTTCGGTAAAGGGAAACTATCGGAAACGGTCCGTGTTCCGAAATGGAACTTACTTGGTGGTGTGCTTGGGATTATTTATTTAACCCTACTCGTAATCAGTGTCCCATTCGTCGGGGTCGGTGTTTCCATGGTGTCCGTTATTATCGGGCAAATGGTTATGAGTGTGGTCATTGAACATTATGGATGGCTAGGAAGTGCAACAATAAAAGTAGGCAAAGAACGAGTAGCGGCGATTGCGCTTATGGCGGTTGCATTATTCTTTATCTTTTAG
- a CDS encoding ArsR/SmtB family transcription factor, producing MGELDPVLVFKALSNETRLHMLAWLKEPEENFPKKEAHLPHEVNEKRGVCVGDIQEKSKLSQSTVSNYLSMLQKAGLLESERYGQWTYYRRNEEAVQQLSKFIETEL from the coding sequence ATGGGAGAACTTGACCCCGTTCTTGTATTTAAAGCCCTCTCGAATGAAACGAGGCTGCATATGTTAGCGTGGCTGAAAGAGCCTGAGGAGAATTTCCCTAAGAAAGAGGCTCATCTTCCACATGAGGTGAATGAGAAGCGTGGGGTATGTGTCGGGGATATTCAAGAGAAGTCTAAGCTTTCTCAGTCCACGGTATCGAACTATTTATCCATGCTCCAGAAGGCCGGACTGTTAGAATCCGAGCGTTATGGACAGTGGACTTACTATCGACGGAACGAGGAAGCTGTGCAACAACTATCCAAGTTCATCGAAACAGAGCTTTAA
- a CDS encoding tetratricopeptide repeat protein, whose amino-acid sequence MEQLEALLAQQQYKEIMERCAERLQEDNVDALSFYFCGASNDAQGLELEAIPYYERAIESGLPPHYEQKAYVRLGSCYRSIGNYEEAHHVFSKGIESFPDHRGLQLFHAMNLYNSGRSKDAVLLLLRTSLESMVEDQWLKRYRGPLTYYSERIEEVCQPESSIRAARIEEAVDLSTLALQSKGYWGYDEAFMAECRSVLTLTEEYVGKNPTYLYERNGKPIAFYSMVLDKGELDYFYVHPDYIGSGIGQKMWQHVLETARTYALSALIIQSDPHAHPFYTKMGAVTIGQIDSEVDTSRKLPLLQVTIQ is encoded by the coding sequence ATGGAACAGCTAGAGGCTTTACTGGCGCAACAACAGTATAAAGAAATCATGGAGCGATGTGCGGAAAGGCTTCAAGAAGATAATGTAGATGCACTTTCGTTCTATTTTTGTGGTGCTTCAAATGATGCACAAGGCCTTGAGCTTGAAGCCATTCCTTATTATGAGAGGGCTATAGAATCCGGACTACCACCTCATTATGAACAGAAGGCGTACGTTCGATTAGGGAGCTGCTATCGGTCAATAGGAAACTATGAAGAAGCTCATCACGTCTTCTCGAAAGGCATTGAGTCTTTCCCAGATCACCGAGGTTTACAACTGTTTCATGCAATGAATCTTTATAATAGCGGGCGGTCGAAGGATGCGGTCTTATTATTGTTACGCACATCCCTTGAGAGTATGGTAGAAGACCAGTGGTTGAAGCGTTACCGAGGGCCGTTAACCTATTACAGTGAAAGGATTGAAGAAGTATGTCAGCCTGAATCCTCTATACGAGCAGCAAGAATAGAGGAGGCTGTGGATTTATCAACACTGGCGCTTCAATCGAAAGGGTACTGGGGATATGACGAGGCGTTTATGGCGGAGTGCCGGAGTGTGTTGACGTTAACAGAAGAGTATGTCGGAAAGAACCCAACCTACTTGTATGAACGGAACGGGAAGCCAATAGCCTTCTACAGCATGGTGCTCGACAAGGGGGAGCTTGATTATTTCTATGTGCACCCGGACTACATTGGAAGTGGAATAGGTCAGAAGATGTGGCAACACGTACTAGAAACGGCCCGAACCTATGCCTTGTCTGCCCTAATCATCCAAAGCGATCCACATGCCCACCCTTTCTATACGAAGATGGGAGCGGTTACGATAGGACAGATTGATTCAGAAGTAGACACCTCTAGAAAGCTACCGTTGCTTCAAGTAACGATACAATGA